The genomic interval GAGCTCCATTTTACCGATAATGACGTGTACAGCAGCGCAGCCGGGACAACAGAAATCGCCCTCGCCTCCCGGAACCGTGCGGTTACAGACTATGCAGTGATCAGCCATTTTCCGCCGGAGTGATTCGAAGTACAAAAAGCACGCAGTACACGATGCCGATGATCAGACAGAGCCACGGAAAAGCTTTCTCGAAACGGGCACCCCATTTTTTATCGACCAGCCTGCCGAGCGAAATACCAAGCTGCATGAAAAAGGTCTGGGTGATCACAAACGCCAGCATAAAGGCCCCGCCCTTCCACCAGCTCCCCTGACCGACCGCCATAGCGAACGCAGCATAGAGCATGCCGCACGGAATCAGCGATGTGCAGGCTCCTCCAAGTGTCAGCTTACCCAGCCCTCCGCTGAAAAAACGGGACAGCCAGTTGTTTTTCGGCGCTTTGAGTCCCTTGCGGCGGAAAGCATAAAACGCGATAAAAAACATGATCACTCCAGGAAACAGCAGCGACAGCAACGCTCCGCGAACCGGGTTAAGACCGATCTGACAGCAGAAGTGTGCGGGCCCGATATCGATGAACTCCCCGAATGCGCCGAACAGAATACCCGCCAGGGTATACCCCGCAATCCGGCCCAGATTGAAAAGCGATAACGCCTTCAGACTTTTTTCGCGGTGAAGTGCACAGACGGAGAC from Verrucomicrobia bacterium S94 carries:
- a CDS encoding sulfite exporter TauE/SafE family protein produces the protein MEQLIAAIILGAGIGFTAIPHCYAMCGPLHVSVCALHREKSLKALSLFNLGRIAGYTLAGILFGAFGEFIDIGPAHFCCQIGLNPVRGALLSLLFPGVIMFFIAFYAFRRKGLKAPKNNWLSRFFSGGLGKLTLGGACTSLIPCGMLYAAFAMAVGQGSWWKGGAFMLAFVITQTFFMQLGISLGRLVDKKWGARFEKAFPWLCLIIGIVYCVLFVLRITPAENG